A genomic segment from Mauremys mutica isolate MM-2020 ecotype Southern chromosome 26, ASM2049712v1, whole genome shotgun sequence encodes:
- the LOC123356670 gene encoding zinc finger protein 501-like: MSHLEREEELWIPDLQGSEKEVLPRAACTGSDLRLDSLCHPSGDEMVSENEEEKPRQQDAEQVEPPGTLSGRSKGNVSGSCALPEKSKACKTRPMPEENMSSHSDLITHESINVEETHYTCHECGKSFNGSSDLFTHQRIHRREKPYMCSECGKSFSRSSALITHCRIHTGEKPYTCTECGKRFSWSSNLFKHQRIHTGEKPYGCSECGKHFTDSSTLISHQQIHTGETPYTCSECGKTFNQRSNLNRHQKIHTGETPYTCSECGKSFNYSSDLITHQRIHTGEMPYTCSECGKSFNRNSNLITHCRIHTGEMPYTCSECGKSFNQHSHLIRHCGIHTGETPYTCSECGKSFSRSSHLITHRRIHTGEMPYTCSECGKSFNHSSNLIRHQKIHLRENCNKCLD; the protein is encoded by the exons ATGTCACATCTGGAACGAGAGGAAGAGTTGTGgatcccagacctccagggctctgagaaagaagtgctcccaagagctgcctgcacag ggagtgacctacgtctggattctctctgtcacCCATCAGGTGATgagatggtgagtgagaatgaggaggagaaaccccggCAGCaggatgctgagcaagtagaaccacctgggacattatcaggaagatccaaagggaatgtttctgggagttgtgcactcccagaaaaatcAAAAGCCTGTAAGACTCGGCCGATGCCAGAGGAAAACAtgagtagccactcagaccttattactCATGAGAGCATCAACgtggaagagacacactacacatgccatgagtgtgggaaaagcttcaatgggagctcagaccttttcacacatcagagaatccatagaagagagaaaccctacatgtgctctgagtgcgggaaaagcttcagtcggagctcagcccttatcacacattgtagaatccacacaggagagaaaccctacacgtgcactgagtgcgggaagcGCTTCAGTTGGAGCTCAAACCTTttcaaacatcagagaatccacacaggtgagaaaccttatggatgctctgagtgtgggaaacacttcactgatagttcaaccctcatctcacatcagcaaatccacacaggagagacgccctacacgtgctctgagtgcgggaaaaccttcaatcagcgctcaaaccttaatagacatcagaaaatccacacaggagagacaccctacacatgctccgagtgtgggaaaagcttcaattatagctcagaccttatcacacatcagagaatccatacaggagagatgccctacacgtgctctgagtgtgggaaaagcttcaatcggaactcaaaccttatcacacattgtagaatccacacaggagagatgccctacacctgctctgagtgtgggaaaagctttaatcagcattcacaccttatcagacattgtggaatccacacaggagagacgccctacacatgctctgaatgtgggaaaagcttcagtcggagctcacaccttatcacgcaTCGgagaatccatacaggagagatgccctacacatgctctgaatgtgggaaaagcttcaatcacagctcaaaccttattagacatcagaaaatccatctgagagagaactgtaataaatgccttgactag